The following DNA comes from Augochlora pura isolate Apur16 chromosome 6, APUR_v2.2.1, whole genome shotgun sequence.
taatttgtacGCACTATAATTTGATACATTAGAGATAATAGAAacttaaataaagattattattgtacatCGTCTGTTTTCtcttaaatgtatttaaagaaagaataaattaatacttatttttgtaacaGTGAATAAAGACACTAAAGAATCAAAAGAGacatatttttgtcatttatttatgtctTGTCATTATTAGTTGCACGTCattagcataatataataaaatatattttttaatattacttgcAATATCTTTTAGGTCTTACATTTGAGATAGCAGAAGGAGGATTTTTAGATAtagatgtaaaaataattggtcCTGATCAGAAGGAAATATATAGAGGTGAACAAGAAAGCAGTGGAAAATATACATTTGCTGCGGGTTTGTCTGGTGATTATACATATTGCTTTAGTAATCAAAAAAGCAGTATGACACCAAAAGTTGTAAtgtttaatatgaatattggCGAGACTCTAAAACCTATAGAACATACTTCAAATGGAAAGAATGCTGAGGACACAAATCACAGTAAAATAGATGATATGATTAAAGAATTAAGTACAAGTTTATGGGGAGTGAAGAATGAGCAAGAATATATGCAGGtaactaaaattttttagttttatggTTTTAAAATCCAGGACCTTGAAACATCAAGAATTCTAACTTTTTTTACAGGTACGGGATCAAAACCATAGAGCTATCAACGAAAGTACCAATTTCCTTGTAGGCATGTGGGCCTTCTTTGAAGCTATGGTTTTGGTTTGTATGACAATAGGACAAGTTCTCTACTTAAAACGATTTTTTGAAGTCAGAAGAATTATCTAATTTAAGGCacataataagaaattcataaactcattgtacattttttatgtgactaagttataataaaattacgaagttccaatattttgaattccttttttttgtaatttgtaacatCAATAACCTCGAATACAATGTTCGATAACAGAAATTTTAACAGCATTGTTAATAAGAGCTCAATTCCTACAATCACagtatcaaaataaaaattgagtgTATCACTTAGTTGGCCTTAAATCTTTTTCGAAAAAagcaatgtttaatttaatcttgctgtgatttgtttattatttgagTGAATCAAAATGATTTAAcgaaatgataatatatataatgcttgtaatattatttatatgtttatataggataatataatgtaataaaagctaaaatatattagttattttataatgatatgAATAATATCGGAAaggcaataatatttataaaaacgtaTACTAGTAATACAAATAACTgagtttaattttatcttcaaAGTAAGTGAAAAGATTGtagttttaattgtataaatgttaaaatgtttaatttaaaaatgatgtgTTTTGGTAGTTATCTCTTTCAATGTAGACAAAATcattaatatctttaaaaagtttgaaaaactGACCTTTTTCACGAAGAAACAAAATCGTTTAAATCATATCTCTAGTTCTTAATGAAGGGAACAGTTTTAAATGTATACAAAAACCTATATTCTTACTATACgaacaatgtaatataatacggGTAATATGCGGACCGCTGTTTTAGGTTTTTTTCACACCCGTGATTTTTAATGACAatgttttctattataaaaacattcgaTCAGTTTCATAAggtttaatgaataatttagataCATACAAAAgaaacttaaaatattatttatacacataaatatacatatttgctataatattatatgaaagaGTATATACTAAAAGTTTTTTTATAATGCATtacaaataaatcataaaataaataaaaaaattcaaggattaaaaaatgatttgtatattataatgataaattatgaatGATTGTTTCGGTTTTCTATTATACTCTAATTcgttttttgttttaacaattttgacgttaattccattaatattttcgtgtttttttatttaattataattataatataatttgaattgcaatttaataattctcactgtgctatttaattttgtaataaaaattcttcttttcaaaaaatacattataaagttctgaattttaatatttttcatttggtCGGACGTAATTGTGTGATATGTAGTAATtgtgttttcaatttttcgtttaaataatttttgcaataaatattttacaatgttttaagTATATCGAAAGTATTTCAAATGACAAAGACGTATGGAATATCTTGTGTAAACGTATAGTAACAcgtgataaaatattgtctaGCAATATTACGTACTTATGTTATTACTGGTTCATGGAACAGTAACCGATTGGTCTTTTTTTCGGTTCCATTTTGTCcgtaattaaatcaatttattacgtACTCGATGATTCTATTCAGTTTTTTAAACTGCATTTTTTCGCACTCTGCCACGTTCAAATTTCGCGTATATCTCGAAGCCATTCACCACAGAACTCTTCTCGCCAGGTAACTCGTCTGATTCGTGAAGCAGGCGtgagaataaatgaataacataAGAAGGGTTGTAGGAGTACTCTTCCGGCATTCACCCTAGGGCTCTTAAGTCAGAAAGGCTCATTGTCCGCTCCTTCTCATTAGATGCCACCTAGCAGTTCCATCGACCCCACCAAGTAACAATACTGTGGATGcttttttcttcctccttGATCTGTAGCTGCAGGAAACACGAGCGGATTTCATGTCTCGGTGTCTGCTCTAATCCCGGCCATGACTATACCGAAAGACAATACTTTCAGTGCTATGGTTGTCCGTGTAGAACATTCGAAAGGGATGCTATTACTGCCTAACGCGAGTCCGAAGACTAAGAAGTTCTTCGTAGCCTGCTATTTAACGCCAGTGCAACCAAGCTTGTCAAAATGACGGATTTCAAATTCTTCTCATTTTAGAGTTTCTTAAAAGCTTCTATGGATAATTACTcagtatatttattcattatgaattcatttttaataattttataagatcTTGTTCTTTTCCTTTGATATcatttaatatgatttatttgtaCTGCGATTTCTTTAACAGACATATTGATCAAGACTTCCatgtctttaataattttcttaatagaacgtggcaattttt
Coding sequences within:
- the LOC144470798 gene encoding transmembrane emp24 domain-containing protein; translation: MRWLISCLSLIVLSKSATCYFITVDAHAEECFFDRVEAGTKMGLTFEIAEGGFLDIDVKIIGPDQKEIYRGEQESSGKYTFAAGLSGDYTYCFSNQKSSMTPKVVMFNMNIGETLKPIEHTSNGKNAEDTNHSKIDDMIKELSTSLWGVKNEQEYMQVRDQNHRAINESTNFLVGMWAFFEAMVLVCMTIGQVLYLKRFFEVRRII